A stretch of the Uranotaenia lowii strain MFRU-FL chromosome 3, ASM2978415v1, whole genome shotgun sequence genome encodes the following:
- the LOC129755001 gene encoding adipocyte plasma membrane-associated protein Hemomucin-like codes for MNYRLIGWICLLALPLMAAEPQDEGLRSLLMRRGRQGNKVYKHEDQSRPGVPVADTTTSKPEGTDSGDDTVPPTASTSVPKKGLHPLLARKKFQLSPKEAKAKAVTEESASATPSSNSDTTESSTVTTGTTRRGRPNRPSVGPRSTTPRVSTPRTPRTTTKRTTPAPETSPAPSTPKAIRPRRGRPTRPSKLGGSTTAQPEPSTTSTTSTSTTTSTTTTTTTTTTTTPAPSSSSSSSSSSSTSTTTTTAASSSTAEAIPSVPTLISSTAAPSSSEASSSTSPSSPVPSTSYASPPARITPALPAPVVEHQPEDDASQEDDDIVITKE; via the exons ATGAATTATCGGTTGATTGGTTGGATTTGCCTGCTGGCGTTGCCATTGATGGCAGCTGAGCCTCAAGACGAGGGTTTGCGATCGCTGTTGATGCGGAGAGGGCGCCAGGGAAATAAAG tttacaAGCATGAAGACCAAAGTCGACCGGGAGTTCCTGTAGCGGACACCACTACCTCGAAACCGGAAGGAACAGATTCAGGTGACGATACCGTTCCACCCACGGCATCCACGTCTGTCCCGAAGAAAGGTCTCCATCCTCTTTTAGCTCGCAAAAAGTTCCAACTCTCGCCAAAGGAAGCCAAAGCTAAGGCAGTTACAGAAGAATCTGCTTCCGCTACTCCTTCTTCGAATTCCGATACCACCGAATCTTCAACAGTCACAACGGGAACAACTCGACGAGGCCGTCCTAATCGACCAAGTGTAGGTCCTCGCTCCACGACTCCTCGAGTATCTACTCCACGTACACCACGAACCACTACTAAAAGAACGACACCAGCTCCGGAAACTTCCCCAGCCCCAAGCACACCTAAAGCTATTCGACCTCGTCGAGGTCGTCCAACTCGTCCTAGCAAATTGGGTGGTTCAACGACAGCCCAGCCAGAACCTTCAACGACTTCCACCACGTCAACCTCGACAACCACTTCAACGACCACAACAACTACAACCACTACGACAACTACTCCTGCTCCAAGTTCtagcagtagcagcagcagcagttcctCAACTTCGACTACGACAACGACGGCTGCCTCTAGCAGTACAGCAGAAGCAATTCCGTCTGTTCCAACTTTGATCTCATCCACAGCTGCTCCTTCGTCATCGGAAGCATCGTCCTCCACATCCCCATCATCCCCCGTCCCTAGCACTTCCTATGCATCGCCACCAGCCCGAATTACTCCAGCCCTTCCGGCTCCAGTCGTGGAACACCAGCCAGAGGACGATGCTTCCCAGGAAGATGATGACATCGTCATCACCAAGGAGTAG